The proteins below are encoded in one region of Pseudoduganella armeniaca:
- a CDS encoding FGGY-family carbohydrate kinase, whose protein sequence is MPEPHSPPYLLSIDNGTQSVRALLFDLRGNLVAKAQVHLQAYYSDHPGWAEHKAEGYWQAVCAACQRLWAEQPTLRQHIAAVAVTTQRGTVVNVDADGRPLRPAITWLDQRRTDSVPRVGALWRTAFRLARVDSTLAYFQREAEINWISAHQPEVWQKTRKFLLLSGYLNFCLTGKYVDSTGSQVAYVPFDYKRHRWAGARDWKWQALALRPDMLPELVTPGTPIGAVTDAAAQLTGIPAGLPVIAAAADKACEVIGAGCLAPHIGCLSYGTTATINTTGTKYVEVTPFIPPYPAAIPGAYSTEVQIFRGFWMVNWFKEQFGDREQALATESGTAPEVLFDELVNAVPPGSMGLMLQPYWSPGVRIPGPEAKGAMIGFGDIHTRAHMYRAILEGLAYALREGRERIERRSGTPVTQLRVAGGGSQSDAAMQLTADIFGLPAARAHVYETSGLGAAIAAAVGIGLQPDFATAIAAMTRPGRVFQPIAANVRVYDQLYRRVYLKMYRQLRPLYEEIAEITDYPRR, encoded by the coding sequence ATGCCTGAACCGCATTCGCCCCCATACTTGCTGTCGATCGACAACGGTACGCAGAGCGTGCGCGCGCTGCTGTTCGACCTGCGCGGCAACCTGGTCGCCAAGGCCCAGGTGCATTTGCAGGCCTATTATTCCGACCATCCCGGCTGGGCCGAGCACAAGGCCGAAGGCTACTGGCAGGCCGTGTGCGCGGCCTGCCAGCGGCTGTGGGCCGAACAGCCCACGCTGCGACAGCATATCGCCGCCGTGGCGGTGACGACACAGCGCGGCACCGTGGTCAACGTCGATGCCGACGGCCGCCCCCTGAGGCCCGCCATCACCTGGCTGGATCAGCGCCGCACGGACAGCGTGCCGCGCGTGGGCGCGCTGTGGCGTACCGCGTTCCGGCTCGCCCGCGTGGACAGCACGCTGGCGTATTTCCAGCGCGAGGCGGAAATCAACTGGATCTCCGCGCACCAGCCGGAGGTCTGGCAAAAGACCCGCAAGTTCCTGCTGTTGTCCGGCTACCTGAACTTCTGCCTGACCGGGAAATATGTCGATTCCACCGGTTCGCAGGTGGCCTACGTGCCGTTCGACTACAAGCGCCACCGCTGGGCCGGCGCGCGCGACTGGAAGTGGCAGGCGCTGGCGCTGCGGCCGGACATGCTGCCCGAGCTGGTGACGCCGGGGACGCCGATCGGCGCCGTCACGGACGCGGCGGCGCAACTGACCGGCATCCCGGCCGGGTTGCCGGTGATCGCGGCGGCGGCCGACAAGGCCTGCGAGGTGATCGGCGCCGGCTGCCTGGCGCCGCACATCGGTTGCCTCAGCTACGGCACCACGGCGACGATCAACACGACCGGCACGAAGTATGTCGAGGTGACGCCGTTCATCCCACCCTATCCGGCCGCGATCCCAGGCGCCTACAGCACTGAGGTACAGATCTTCCGCGGGTTCTGGATGGTCAACTGGTTCAAGGAGCAGTTCGGTGACCGCGAGCAGGCGCTGGCCACCGAAAGCGGCACCGCGCCGGAAGTGCTGTTCGACGAGCTGGTCAACGCCGTGCCGCCCGGCTCGATGGGGTTGATGCTGCAGCCGTACTGGAGTCCGGGCGTACGGATTCCGGGGCCGGAAGCGAAGGGCGCGATGATCGGCTTCGGCGACATCCACACGCGCGCGCACATGTACCGCGCGATCCTGGAAGGGCTGGCCTACGCGCTGCGCGAGGGCCGGGAGCGGATCGAGCGGCGCAGCGGCACGCCGGTCACGCAGCTGCGGGTGGCCGGCGGCGGTTCGCAGAGCGACGCGGCGATGCAGCTGACGGCCGACATCTTCGGGCTGCCGGCCGCGCGCGCCCACGTGTACGAGACATCCGGCCTGGGTGCGGCCATCGCGGCGGCGGTGGGTATCGGCTTGCAGCCGGATTTCGCCACGGCGATCGCGGCGATGACGCGCCCGGGCCGGGTGTTCCAGCCGATCGCCGCCAATGTCCGCGTCTACGACCAGCTGTACCGGCGCGTGTACCTGAAGATGTACCGGCAGCTGCGGCCGTTGTACGAGGAGATTGCCGAGATCACCGATTACCCGCGGCGGTAG
- a CDS encoding glycerol-3-phosphate dehydrogenase/oxidase, protein MMAATHWQPGGRAGLAQLLAQPWDVLVVGGGITGAGILLEAARRGLKALLVEQRDFAWGTSSRSSKLVHGGLRYLKEGRFALTRESVREREALLRDAAGLVEPQSFAFGDYVGRKPGRHAFLLGLAIYDRMAGQRARHYVGRDDFLALVPNADTVGLQGGMCYTDAKTDDARLVLRVLREARSYGGVAVNYLGVERLLRAGGHVTGALLQDALDGTAHRVAARVAISATGAWADGLRAATGGMRLRPLRGSHLVLPAWRLPLAQAVSLMHPQDGRPVFAFPWEGATLVGTTDIDHGADLAREAAITPRELDYLLAALRCQFPALDLGADDVIATFAGVRPVIDSGQADPSKEARDHALWLEDGLLTVTGGKLTTFRVIALDALRAIRPLLPGWHDSLAPVPILAPVPPPYDRRLPPGQAQRLAGRHGRDAAALIDAAHEDELALVPGTQTPWAELRWAARHEAVQHLDDLLLRRTRIGILTRGGGRHLLERVRAICQPELGWSDARWAAETAAYLALCERHYGLPAAPTDAAAYA, encoded by the coding sequence ATGATGGCCGCGACGCACTGGCAGCCGGGCGGCCGCGCCGGCCTGGCGCAGCTGCTGGCGCAGCCATGGGACGTGCTGGTGGTGGGTGGCGGCATCACCGGCGCCGGCATCCTGCTGGAAGCCGCGCGGCGCGGGCTGAAGGCGCTGCTGGTGGAGCAGCGCGACTTCGCCTGGGGCACGTCGAGCCGCTCCTCGAAGCTGGTGCACGGCGGCCTGCGCTACCTGAAGGAAGGCCGCTTCGCCCTGACGCGGGAATCGGTACGCGAGCGCGAGGCGCTGCTGCGCGACGCGGCCGGGCTGGTGGAACCGCAGAGCTTCGCGTTCGGCGATTACGTCGGCCGCAAGCCGGGCCGCCATGCCTTCCTGCTGGGCCTTGCCATCTACGACCGCATGGCGGGCCAGCGGGCCCGCCATTACGTCGGCCGCGACGACTTCCTGGCGCTGGTGCCGAACGCCGACACGGTCGGTCTGCAAGGCGGCATGTGCTACACCGACGCCAAGACCGACGACGCGCGCCTGGTGCTGCGTGTGCTGCGGGAAGCCCGCTCGTACGGCGGCGTGGCCGTCAATTACCTGGGCGTGGAGCGCTTGCTGCGCGCCGGCGGCCACGTCACCGGTGCGCTGCTGCAGGATGCACTGGACGGCACGGCGCACCGGGTCGCGGCGCGCGTGGCGATCAGCGCCACCGGCGCCTGGGCCGACGGCCTGCGCGCGGCGACCGGCGGCATGCGCCTGCGGCCTTTGCGCGGCAGCCACCTGGTGCTGCCGGCCTGGCGCCTGCCGCTGGCGCAGGCGGTCAGCCTGATGCATCCGCAAGACGGGCGTCCGGTGTTCGCGTTCCCGTGGGAGGGCGCGACCCTGGTCGGCACCACCGACATCGACCATGGCGCCGACCTGGCGCGCGAGGCCGCCATCACGCCGCGCGAGCTGGACTACCTGCTGGCGGCATTGCGCTGCCAGTTCCCCGCGCTGGACCTGGGCGCGGACGACGTCATCGCCACGTTTGCCGGCGTGCGGCCGGTGATCGATTCGGGCCAGGCCGACCCGTCGAAGGAAGCGCGCGACCACGCGCTGTGGCTGGAGGATGGCCTGCTGACCGTCACGGGCGGCAAGCTGACGACGTTTCGCGTGATCGCGCTGGACGCGCTGCGCGCCATCCGGCCGCTGCTGCCCGGCTGGCACGACAGCCTGGCGCCCGTGCCGATCCTGGCGCCGGTGCCGCCGCCGTACGACCGCCGCCTGCCGCCCGGCCAGGCGCAGCGGCTGGCCGGGCGCCATGGCCGCGACGCGGCGGCGCTGATCGACGCGGCGCACGAGGACGAGCTGGCGCTGGTGCCCGGCACCCAAACGCCGTGGGCGGAGCTGCGCTGGGCAGCCCGCCACGAGGCCGTGCAGCACCTGGACGACCTGCTGCTGCGGCGTACCCGCATCGGCATCCTGACGCGCGGCGGCGGGCGCCACCTGCTGGAGCGCGTGCGCGCCATCTGCCAGCCGGAGCTGGGCTGGAGCGATGCCCGCTGGGCAGCCGAGACGGCCGCCTACCTGGCGCTGTGCGAACGCCACTACGGCCTGCCGGCCGCACCGACGGACGCCGCCGCCTATGCCTGA
- a CDS encoding FAD-binding oxidoreductase translates to MRRWNGWGDESVAYPLHEGALGFLADRIGAGAPFADAPFAAACAALAPSRLAGLQPPAGMALHTDAPTRVRHALGQSLPDWLRLRYGCIGTAPDGVAFPECGADVRALLDWARAQRVTVIPYGGGTSVAGHVTAQPAARPVLTISLARLAQLVHLDREAQLATFGAGVFGPDLEAQLRAHGCVLGHYPQSFEYSTLGGWIATRSSGQQSLRYGRIEQLFAGGVVETPRGTLRIPAFPASAAGTDLREIVLGSEGRLGIVTEATVRVSPAPEYEAFHAVFFPTWEEGIAAARALAQARAGLSLLRLSNPTETVTMLALAGHRRLVGLLERWLRVRGCGEGKCMLLIGVSGTRAQARGALAAALASCRARRGRHVGRKLGDKWRQGRFRNVYLRNAAWQHGYAIDTVETAVDWPRVTPTMQAVEAAAAQALAGCGEAVHAYTHLSHLYPQGASVYSTFVYRLAGDFDTDMARWRALKGAVSAAIVANGGTISHQHGVGTDHAPYLAAEKGTEGLAAIRAMLRHFDPDGMLNPGKLVTEPA, encoded by the coding sequence ATGCGCAGGTGGAATGGCTGGGGCGACGAAAGCGTCGCATATCCGCTGCATGAGGGGGCGCTGGGCTTCCTGGCGGACCGGATCGGGGCCGGCGCGCCGTTCGCGGACGCACCGTTCGCGGCCGCGTGCGCGGCCCTGGCGCCGTCGCGCCTGGCCGGCCTGCAGCCGCCCGCGGGCATGGCGCTGCACACGGACGCGCCCACCCGGGTGCGCCACGCGCTGGGCCAGAGCCTGCCCGACTGGTTGCGCCTGCGCTACGGCTGCATCGGCACGGCGCCGGACGGCGTCGCCTTCCCGGAATGCGGCGCGGACGTGCGCGCGCTGCTGGACTGGGCGCGGGCCCAGCGCGTCACCGTCATCCCCTACGGCGGCGGCACCAGCGTGGCCGGCCACGTGACGGCGCAACCGGCCGCGCGGCCCGTGCTGACGATCTCGCTGGCGCGCCTGGCGCAGCTGGTGCACCTGGACCGCGAAGCGCAACTGGCCACGTTCGGCGCCGGCGTGTTCGGGCCCGACCTGGAAGCGCAGCTGCGCGCGCACGGCTGCGTGCTGGGTCACTATCCGCAGTCGTTCGAGTATTCCACCTTGGGCGGCTGGATCGCCACGCGCTCCTCCGGCCAGCAGTCGCTGCGCTATGGCCGCATCGAGCAGCTGTTTGCCGGCGGTGTCGTCGAGACCCCGCGCGGCACGCTGCGGATTCCGGCCTTCCCGGCATCCGCCGCCGGCACCGACCTGCGCGAGATCGTGCTGGGGTCCGAGGGCCGGCTCGGCATCGTGACCGAAGCCACCGTGCGGGTCTCGCCGGCGCCCGAGTACGAGGCCTTCCATGCCGTGTTCTTCCCGACTTGGGAGGAGGGCATCGCGGCCGCCCGCGCGCTGGCGCAGGCGCGCGCCGGGCTGTCGCTGCTGCGCCTGTCCAACCCCACCGAGACGGTGACGATGCTGGCGCTGGCCGGGCACCGCCGCCTGGTCGGCCTGCTCGAGCGCTGGCTGCGCGTGCGCGGCTGCGGCGAAGGCAAGTGCATGCTGCTGATCGGCGTCAGCGGCACGCGCGCCCAGGCGCGCGGCGCGCTGGCGGCGGCGCTGGCGAGCTGCCGCGCGCGGCGTGGCCGCCACGTGGGCCGCAAGCTGGGCGACAAATGGCGCCAGGGGCGCTTCCGCAACGTCTACCTGCGCAACGCCGCCTGGCAGCACGGCTACGCCATCGACACGGTGGAGACGGCGGTGGACTGGCCGCGCGTGACGCCGACGATGCAGGCCGTCGAGGCGGCCGCCGCGCAGGCGCTGGCCGGCTGCGGCGAGGCCGTGCATGCCTACACCCACCTGTCGCATTTGTATCCGCAGGGGGCCAGCGTGTACAGCACGTTCGTCTACCGCCTGGCGGGCGACTTCGACACCGACATGGCGCGCTGGCGCGCGCTGAAGGGCGCCGTCAGCGCCGCGATCGTCGCCAACGGCGGCACCATCAGCCACCAGCACGGCGTGGGCACCGACCACGCGCCTTACCTGGCGGCCGAGAAGGGCACGGAAGGGCTGGCGGCGATCCGCGCCATGCTGCGCCACTTCGACCCGGACGGCATGCTCAATCCCGGCAAGCTCGTGACGGAGCCGGCATGA
- a CDS encoding AraC family transcriptional regulator, giving the protein MTTALLDHAIVSPARPASAGRVAGSYLQPLLEAAAARGVAATDLARAAGLAADALDPLPAQLAATEYVRLLDVGAMLAADPHFGLHVGERVKVGTFSAYGLILLSCRDFGQAFEQTIRYEALAHDLGRSSLTVQGKLAAYSWHSRFPSRHRHLADSVFAGVRVFGNWLAGASLPAPQLSLTHDGGDPAGHDEYRRVFGALPRFGAPANIAHFDAALLACPVPNADVTLYPVLQRHVEQLLRQRDGEPDIIARVYDTIVGGLPHGQARLASVACQLQLTPRTLQRKLADAGTSFQRVLDEARFALARDYLARPGLSLLDITFLLGYQEQSAFNHAFREWAGINPGAWRERCGEDALAPPLRSSRP; this is encoded by the coding sequence ATGACAACTGCATTGCTCGATCATGCCATCGTTTCCCCGGCCCGTCCGGCCAGTGCCGGCCGGGTCGCCGGCTCCTACCTGCAGCCGCTGCTGGAGGCGGCCGCCGCGCGTGGCGTCGCCGCCACGGACCTGGCGCGTGCGGCCGGCCTGGCGGCCGATGCCCTCGACCCCTTGCCCGCGCAGCTGGCCGCCACCGAGTACGTGCGCCTGCTCGACGTGGGCGCCATGCTGGCGGCCGACCCGCACTTCGGCCTGCACGTGGGCGAGCGGGTCAAGGTGGGCACCTTCAGCGCCTACGGCCTGATCCTGCTCAGCTGCCGCGATTTCGGCCAGGCCTTCGAGCAGACCATCCGCTACGAGGCGCTGGCGCACGACCTGGGCCGCTCCAGCCTGACCGTGCAGGGCAAGCTGGCCGCCTACAGCTGGCACAGCCGCTTCCCCAGCCGCCACCGCCACCTGGCCGACAGCGTGTTTGCCGGCGTGCGCGTATTCGGCAACTGGCTGGCCGGCGCCAGCCTGCCGGCGCCGCAGCTGTCGCTGACCCACGATGGCGGCGACCCGGCCGGCCACGACGAGTACCGCCGCGTGTTCGGCGCCCTGCCCCGCTTCGGCGCGCCGGCCAATATCGCCCACTTCGACGCGGCGCTGCTGGCCTGCCCGGTGCCGAACGCGGACGTGACCCTGTACCCCGTGCTGCAGCGCCACGTGGAGCAGCTGCTGCGCCAGCGCGACGGCGAGCCGGACATCATCGCGCGCGTCTACGACACCATCGTCGGCGGCCTGCCGCATGGCCAGGCGCGCCTGGCCAGCGTGGCGTGCCAGCTGCAGCTGACGCCGCGCACCCTGCAACGCAAGCTGGCCGACGCCGGCACCAGTTTCCAGCGCGTGCTGGACGAGGCCCGCTTCGCGCTGGCACGCGACTACCTGGCCCGTCCCGGCCTGTCGCTGCTCGACATCACCTTCCTGCTCGGCTACCAGGAACAGAGCGCGTTCAACCACGCGTTCCGCGAGTGGGCCGGCATCAATCCGGGTGCCTGGCGCGAGCGCTGCGGCGAGGACGCCCTGGCGCCGCCGCTCAGATCCAGTCGCCCGTGA
- a CDS encoding SRPBCC family protein — translation MLKKILLGLVLIATLVVALALMRPDSFEVRREIDIAAPPARVAGYLNDFHQWTAWSPWERLDPAMRRTFSGPPRGQGAVYAWAGNDDVGEGRMEIVEDQSPARIVIQLDFVKPFAARNRTVFELAPQGNGTHVAWTMSGPAPLITKLVGLFVSMDEMIGADFEKGLGQLKAAAEGKP, via the coding sequence ATGCTGAAGAAAATCCTGCTCGGCCTGGTCCTCATCGCCACCCTGGTCGTCGCCCTGGCGCTGATGCGCCCCGACTCCTTCGAGGTGCGCCGCGAGATCGACATCGCCGCGCCGCCGGCGCGCGTGGCCGGCTACCTGAACGACTTCCACCAGTGGACCGCCTGGTCGCCCTGGGAGCGCCTGGACCCGGCCATGCGCCGCACGTTTTCCGGCCCGCCGCGCGGACAGGGCGCCGTGTATGCGTGGGCCGGCAACGACGACGTTGGCGAGGGCCGCATGGAGATCGTCGAGGACCAGTCGCCCGCGCGCATCGTCATCCAGCTCGATTTCGTCAAGCCGTTCGCGGCGCGCAACCGTACCGTGTTCGAGCTGGCGCCACAGGGCAATGGCACGCACGTGGCCTGGACCATGTCCGGCCCCGCGCCGCTCATCACGAAGCTGGTCGGATTGTTCGTCAGCATGGACGAGATGATCGGCGCCGATTTCGAGAAGGGGCTGGGTCAGCTGAAGGCCGCGGCGGAAGGGAAACCGTGA
- a CDS encoding cytochrome P450: MMDRARMPLPVTLNPAVRPAAEGPPAARRVHELPKPKGEPVIGNMRQLDGLRFHATLENWARELGPLYRFTVLNRTMVVASSRPALTALMRERPDLIRRGSRTSVMMEEAITPGVFSAEGEDWRQQRKLVMRALTPEVVHNFFPTLAALTERLRLRWVAAAEAGRKIDVLRDLKAWTLDVTIGLAMGHDIDTLQNEHNPLQRDIETVFERIARRLTTPVPYWRLFRLAVDRESDAAAQRISDAVAGFIANARARIAANPALRAKPSNMLEALVVARDEPGSGFTDEAVIGNAITMVFAGEDTTSNTIGWLLDFLVRHPDCNAAVAREADAVLGADKVLQDYRLLDSLPYLDAALREGMRLKPVAPFMILEPVADIVIDDTLIPAGTPIFTLLRHSFERDNTLVEPELFRPERWLAGSEPGADDPARKLFPFGGGPRFCPGRYLAMAEMKIAVSMLAHQFTPVLDPGAPAVEERFTFTMTPSVLPVLLQPRR; this comes from the coding sequence ATGATGGACCGCGCCCGCATGCCCCTGCCCGTAACGCTCAACCCGGCCGTACGCCCCGCCGCGGAAGGCCCGCCGGCCGCGCGCCGTGTGCACGAGCTGCCCAAGCCGAAGGGCGAACCGGTGATCGGCAACATGCGCCAGCTGGACGGCTTGCGCTTCCACGCCACGCTGGAGAACTGGGCGCGCGAGCTGGGCCCGCTGTACCGCTTCACGGTGTTGAACCGCACCATGGTGGTCGCCTCCAGCCGCCCCGCGCTGACGGCGTTGATGCGCGAGCGGCCGGACCTGATCCGGCGCGGTTCGCGCACTTCCGTCATGATGGAGGAAGCCATCACGCCGGGCGTGTTCAGCGCCGAGGGCGAGGACTGGCGCCAGCAGCGCAAGCTGGTGATGCGCGCGCTGACGCCGGAAGTGGTGCACAATTTCTTCCCGACGCTGGCGGCGCTGACCGAGCGCCTGCGCCTGCGCTGGGTGGCCGCCGCCGAGGCGGGCCGCAAGATCGACGTGCTGCGCGACCTGAAGGCCTGGACGCTGGACGTGACGATCGGCCTGGCGATGGGCCACGACATCGACACGCTTCAGAACGAGCACAATCCGCTGCAGCGCGACATCGAGACGGTGTTCGAGCGCATCGCGCGGCGCCTGACGACGCCGGTGCCGTACTGGCGCCTGTTCCGGCTGGCCGTGGACCGCGAATCGGACGCCGCCGCGCAGCGCATCAGCGACGCCGTGGCCGGCTTCATCGCCAATGCCCGCGCCCGGATCGCCGCCAATCCCGCCTTGCGGGCAAAGCCGTCGAACATGCTGGAGGCGCTGGTGGTGGCGCGCGACGAACCCGGTTCCGGCTTCACGGACGAAGCGGTGATCGGCAACGCGATCACGATGGTGTTCGCCGGCGAGGACACCACGTCGAACACGATCGGCTGGCTGCTGGACTTCCTGGTGCGCCACCCGGACTGCAACGCGGCCGTGGCGCGCGAGGCGGACGCCGTGCTGGGCGCGGACAAGGTGCTGCAGGACTACCGCCTGCTGGACAGCCTGCCCTACCTGGACGCGGCGCTGCGCGAGGGCATGCGCCTGAAACCGGTGGCGCCGTTCATGATCCTGGAACCGGTGGCCGACATCGTCATCGACGACACCCTGATCCCGGCCGGCACCCCGATCTTCACCTTGCTGCGCCACAGCTTCGAGCGCGACAACACCTTGGTGGAGCCGGAACTGTTCCGGCCCGAGCGCTGGCTGGCAGGCAGCGAGCCGGGCGCGGACGACCCGGCACGCAAGCTGTTCCCGTTCGGCGGCGGCCCGCGCTTCTGCCCAGGGCGCTACCTGGCGATGGCGGAAATGAAGATCGCCGTCTCGATGCTGGCGCACCAGTTCACGCCGGTGCTGGACCCGGGCGCGCCGGCGGTGGAGGAGCGGTTTACGTTTACGATGACGCCGAGCGTGTTGCCGGTGCTGTTGCAACCGCGCCGCTAG